The genomic segment CCATTAGATATGTCAATACAAAAAGATAGCCACATATTTAAAGTACTGTCAGTGACATTGATATTGTTAACCAGAAAAGTAACAGTTTATCATTGTTTAACAGTCAGTCTTTGATTCAAATGATAATTTTGCCACTTTGCTCTGTGTTTTGTTACTGTAAATTGAATTTGAATTGGTCTGTTCTGGAAAAGTGTAAAATACAGTATCATCATCTGTCacaatataggatgaagaggatgaagagtggaaaggcagttggtccagatgacattccaatggaggcatggaaatgtctaggagagatggcagtagagtttctaaccagattgtttaataaaatcttggaaagtgagaggatgcctgaggagtggagacgaagtgtgctggttcctattttcaagaacaagggtgatgtgcagagctgcagtaactacagaggcataaagctgatcagccacagcatgaagttatgggaaagagtagtagaagctaggcttagaaaacaggtgaagatctgtgagcagcaatatggtttcatgccgagaaagagcactacagatgcaatgtttgctctgagaatactgttggaaaagtacagagaaggacagaaagagttacattgtgtgtttgtggacttagaaaaagcttatgatagggtgccaagagaagaattgtggtattgtatgaggaagtctggagtggcagagaagtatgttagggtagttcaggacatgtacaagaatagtgtgacagcggtgagatgcgcagtcggaatgacagactcattcaaggtggaggtgggattacaccaagggtcagctctgagtcctttcttgtttgcagtggtgatggacaggttgacagatgagatcagacaggagtccccatggactatgatgtttgcagatgacattgtgatctgtagtgagagtagagagcaagttgagtctagtctggagaagtggagatatgctttggagagaaggggaatgaaagtcagtagaagcaaaactgagtacatgtgtgtgaatgagagggagcccagtggaatagtgcagttacaaggagtagaagtggtgaaagtagatgagtttaaatatttggggtcaactgttcaaagtaatggagagtgtggtagagaggtgaagaagagagtgcaggcagggtggagtgggtggagaaaggtggcaggagtgatttgtgaccgaagaatatcagcaagagtgaaggggaaagtttacaaaacagtttagagacagtggcactaacaaaaagacaggaggcagagctggaggtggcagagctgaagatgttgagattctctttgggagtgacaagaatggacaagattaggaatgaacatatcagagggacagctcaggtgggacggtttggagacaaagtcagagaggtgagattgagatggtttggacatgtgcagaggagggacccagggtatatagggagaaggatgctgaggatggagccaccaggcaggaggagaagagggagaccaaagaggaggttcatggatgtgctgagagaggacatgcaggtggttggtgtgacagaggaagatacagaggacagggtgagatggaaacgattgatctgcattTTAGTACTTTCACACTAAAGTAGATTTTGGCCAGTAAGAATGATACAGAAAGTGCAAACATGAATAGTTCAGGAGTTTAATATGAAAAGTGTAATGctaaaaataatttcattttcCACAATAATGTTTTCATCCTTTACAGTGACGCAGGAAATTAGAGAATAGAGACAAATTACTTAGTATTGTTGCAGTTGGTGCTTGAATCTCTATTATTCTAAAGATAAAAAGTCTGTGTAATGTGTAGAACAGCTCACTTACCCATCACTACTGTGTTGTGTGGAAACTGTGGCTTGATTGGTTTGGCCTAGTTTTACACAACAGAACCCAAAGTGAGTTAAAAAGGCCTGATGATTCAGCATTAAGTGAAATAGTTTTACACAGCTGCAAACCACACAAAAGCACTTTCCCGCAGAAAGGTAGTAGAAAATGAGTCAGAAATCGCAGCGTCTCAGCTCCACTGTTCACTTTTAGTCCCACGTGTGTTATAAAGCCCATGGGATTGTTGTCAGCActgatttttgtcattttttgctATGAACAAGCTAAGTGTCCTTTTTGAACTTGTAATATATGGGTTAGATACAAGATGAAAAATATGCCGTCATTTTGAAATCAGTCATAATGTATTTTACTTAGTCTTGGGCTGCCATAACATAAATCTACTTGTTCCATTGTCAGTCGGTGGTTATGGATTCACAATAATGAAATGCCAATAAACTAAACCCCAAGACTCTTCCTTAACGTGGCTTTAAAAATCGTGGTGGAGCAAACAGTTCATTTGCAGTATTCAAATATTTGTTTGTGACACATGTTTGACCATCCTGACTTGTTTCagttaattaaaataaaatatttggacTTTTCTCTCTTCATATATATGAACACAACATATTGGACAGACAAAACATTTGACAACATCACATTGGAAAGAAAATGTGGAAGAATGAGCCCAAATGAACTTTGTTTCAAAGCCTCACTCCACAGCTATGGAAACAATTTGCGTTCGGGCTGAATGAGAGAGAACCCATGAACTTGAACAAGCCCATAGGTCAACTGGTCAAACCCAGTTTCCTCATTTAAAGGTGCCCTatatgatttttctttttctttttctttttttttttggctactaGATGTGGATACCTCTGTTTTCCGCATCAAAACAAAACTTCCCGTCTCAACCGTGCCTTCCTAACCTTACCCCCTCTGTATCAAGCAGAAGGAATGGCAGTTTGAGCATTTTAACAGCTTGATGTGTGGTAAAAGCCAGATGTATGTGGACTGTAGTCTGACTGCACTCTTGGTCAGGCACATTCtcaaatgtatgtttttttttttgttttttttgttttgttttttttagatgtaTTTCTGTTAAGTTGTTGCAGTCTGCcatcttataaaaaaaaaatacaatagttAACGTTGTGAGTACGGCTATCTTTTTGTAAACATATGTAGGGGACAACAGTTTAATAATTAATAGCCACTGTAAATGTGCACATGCAGAAATCTCCTtgcccagcctgaccagaaatgtAATTGGGAGACATAAAAGGTCAGACAGAGTACAGACAGAATATTGGTTTATTCACTGCACAGTACTCTGTTAAGCCAGTGAATCTTTACATGGAAAAATAGTTGGCTATTTTCCCACATTCCAATTCCAGTGTCAGAATATTCTTAAGAATTAAAAGTTCATTATTCTGTCATAGGTGTGTACTTGCATTATTGGTTTTGTAAAATTTCACTATCATTTATCAGAATTATTTCTGGGAAAATATAGTAATTGTGACACACTTACTGTAATTGCAGCCCTGCATTAAGTCTAGTGTCCACATGTTTCCAGATGGGCTCCAGATAGAAATCAGGAAGCAAACAGCATCTGAAGGGGAGGAGCTGAAGCTGGCAGTGACCTTGCCACTGGTGGTGCCTATTCACGGGATGGAATATTTTGCTGCTGCAGTGAGCTTTAGAATAATCTTGGGTACACATCTGCATCAGTGTTTGGTACAAGTGTAATGCCATCAGCTTGCAGCAGGGTTCCCGGGACGTTGCAGACGACCACTTAAGTTGCTGCGAGCTTGCAGATGACCCGGTCTGATTCTCGATGATTTCTATCGAGATTGAAATTTTGAACTGTCCAAAATTTTGCTCCTGATTATACAGATGAACCCGACACTCCAGGTGATGGGCAGCATGTTCCAGGATtaccatgtacagtagtgttcagaataatagtagtgctgtgtgactaaaaagattaatccaggttttgagtatatttcttattgttacatgggaaacaaggtaccagtagattcagtagattctcacaaatccaacaagaccaagcattcatgatatgcacactcttaaggctatgaaattgggctgttagtaaaaaaaaaaaagtagaaaagggggtgatcacaataatagtagcatctgctgttgacgctacaatctcaaaactattatgttcaaactgcttctttagcaatcctgtgaatcactaaactagtatttagttgtataaccgcagtttttcatgatttcttcacatctgcgaggcattaattttgttgggttggaaccaagattttgcttgtttactcgtgtgcttggggtcattgtcttgttgaaacacccatttcaagggcatgtcctcttcagcataaggcaacatgacttcttcaaatattttgacatatccaaactgttccatgatacctggtatgtgatatataggcccaacaccatagtaggagaaacatgcccatatcatgatgcttgcaccaccatgcttcactgtcttcactgtgaactgtggcttgaattcagagtttgggggtcatctcacaaactgtctgcggcccttggacccaaaaagaacaattttactctcatcagtccacaaaatattcctccatttctctttaggccagttgatgtgttctttggcaaattgtaacctcttctgcacatgtcttttatttaacagagggacattgTGGGGgagtcttgcaaataaattagcttcacacaggcgtcttctaactgtcacagcacttacaggtaactccagactctctttgatcattctggagctgatcaatgggtgagcctttgccattctggttattcttctatccattttgatggttgttttctgttttcttcgtcgcgtctctgtttttttttttttttgtcctggacTTTCCTTCTGCTGGTCATGTTCCAGCCAAGCTCTGTGCTCCTGCCTCCACTATAGGCTCATTACAGCCAGTTGATATCGAGCAGAGACcgtatgtgtttgtgtgcatgtgtgaggctCAAGGCCAAAACAGTCCCTCGGTAGCTATGTTACATAAGTGAACGGAAGAATGTTTCCTCTTTACTGGCATCATTACTCATCCTCCTGCAAACAAAACAGTCCTGCAGCACCGTACGTCTGTAATTCTAGGGGATGACTTTTTGGAAAATTGTGCATAGTTTGGCACATGCACGTTTTGATTTTACTTTCATTTGCTGTTTAGAAAATAACTTGCTGCAGTTCCAGGAGTGAATCATAATTACCATTCACTGGAAGTtttcaattaaataaaaaaaacaactatgcTCTCTTTCAACATGTTCATTTGAGTAATTTTTGGAAAATGATGTGAATTGACGAGTACAGGTCCATTACATAAGTGTGACGAAAATGGGCTTCAACACTCCTGACGTGCAGGGTCATTCTCTTTGGCCTCGGCTTGAACTCCAGCCTCACAACTCGTTCTTCTACCCGAGTGCCTGTTTCACATTTCACTCTATAATTCTACCCATCATCACATACCCAACCGCTAATTAACGTGGCAGTAACCTGAACAgaaagtgcatgtgctgtggcctgCGCACCAACAGTCTGTGACTTCatgctaacaaaagaaaaaaaaaatcttattcttTATCTGGATATGTGACCATGTGAAAAAATATGAGATCAGATCTGCATGGGCAGAACTGCTACTACATGCAAGACAAAAAGTTTTCTGAGGCATCAAATTCAGGTTTGTGTTCTACATCCAGAACAAAGGCCTTGTTTGTGGTGGCTGTATGGCTCTCAGAGATGACAAATAGTGGCTTGGAGGCGGAGTTAGTAAACAAAACATATTGTGAGGCATTTGTGTTCAGCCAGTCAAATGCAGTCAAGTGAAGTTATTAGGGTTAGCAGATGCATAatagccatgtgtggtgtgtttttgtgtcaagATCCTGTTGGAGCTTCTCAGGCTATTGTACAGCTAATAACTCATTTTAATTATGCTCATCAAGGAAAGAACACATCAGTGCCTAACACCAACAACAGACAGGATATAGACAAAAGAATTCACATTTTGTCATCATTCTCGTGGCTGAACCCTGGAGTCGCATTCCCTGCGTCATCCAGGCTGTGTAGCTTAGTGCAGTTACAAAAAACTTTCCTGAAAATTTATCAaatacactgaggaaaataagtatttgaacaccctgcaattttgcaagttctcccacttagaaatcatggaggggtctgaaattgtcatcttaggtgcatgtccactgtgagagacataatctaaaaaaaaaaaaaatccggaaatcacaatgtatgattttataataatttatttatatgttattgctgcaaataagtatttgaacgcttgtgaaaatcagtgttaatatttgatacagtagcctttgtttgcaactaCAGAGGTCATatgttttctgtagtttttgaccaagttgtcacacactgcagcagggattttggtccactcctccatacagatcttctccaaatctttcaagtttggagtttcagctccctccaaagattttctattgagttcaggtctggagactggccaggacactccaggaccttgaaatgctttttatggagctcctccttagttgccctggctgtgtgtttggggtcattgtcatgctggaagacccagccatgacccatcttcaatgctgttactgagggaaggaggttgtttgccaaaatctcgcaatacatgaccccatccatcctcccttcaatacggtgcagtcgtcctgtcccctttgcagaagagcacccccagagtatgatgtttccacccccatgcttcacggttgggatggttttcttggggttgttctcatcctctaaacatggtaaatggagttgattccaaaaagctctattttagtCTTATCTGACCaattgaccttctcccatgcctcctctggatcatccagatggtcactggtgaacttcaaacgggcctggacatgtgctggcttgagcagggggaccttgctgccctgctggattttaaaccatgatggtgtcATGTGTTATTAGTAATCtttttgactgtggtcccagctctcttcaggtcattgaccaggtcctcctgtgtagttctgagctttctcagaatcatccttagcccacaaagtgagatcttgcatggaatcccagaccgagggagattgacagtcatcttgtgtttcttccactttctagtaattaatcataacagttgttgtcttctaccaagctgcttgcctgtccatcccagccttgtgcaggtctacagttttgtccctggtgtccttagacagctctttggtcttggctatgttggacaggttggagtgtgattgattatgtgaacaggtgtcttttatacaggtaacaagttctacaggtaacaagttcaaacaggtgtaattaatacaggtaaagagtgcagaataagagggcttcttaaagacaaattaacaggtctgtgtgagccagaattcttgctggttggtaggtgttcaaatacttatttgcagcagtaagacacaaattattaaaaaaaatcatacattgtgatttccggattttttttttttgtttgttttttttttttagattatgtctctcacagtggacatgcacctcagatgaaaatttcagacccctccatgatttctaagtgggagaacttgcaaaaccgcagggtgttcaaatacttcttttcctcactgtatctctgtgtattgtttttgctgttgtcatATTATGATGAATTTTATCTTAATAAAACAAGGATTTAGGTTGTTTTAATAATTgcagaagcagtggtgggcacagctaaccacaaAATTTGCTTCGATAACAGTTCTAATTTTATatagttataaaagataacttttcagttataaagctaaaccgataaaccacccaaaaaattattggaagctacagaaaaccgataacttccagtactgtctccagtacacttgcaactaacaacaaactgattttgagttttaacatcatGATTACTTCTGGGAGCATCAAAGGGGACGACAGACCCAAAAAAATGAGTCAGCAttgctgtctttgtgcgccctcccctctgctggaagctcctacatggcttccagcagcaaagcagttgagaggaacagcgaagctcaactctctactcaataacagcattgccgtcaggcggaggtcttggaaattaaagcagtgctgacttatggtttcgtgtacagtggtccctcactataacgtggttcacctttcacgacctcgcagtttcacagatttttttttactgtaattttgcatgcttcttcttttttgttttgtttttttaacagcgcattgtgttctgcttccTTATCatacgggccggtcgcggcaccggtcggcatcaccgcgattgctctcactgcctccgatgcacttactgagtctgcgagcTCGGTAaatgccacagcgggccactcacaccgcccccctgtctgctgtgcggagctgcggacaactctggcaacagatccaaagactacgctcgctgttgcgctccggcagcccgcaaggacagacttcttgcggaaaaatccacagcgcccgctgcatggtctcagtaaccgcagccgcagagctccgtggccatgacttgaattctttgcgtgtcccgcatccatacccccggaggcagtgagcgaagggagagcacgcacattgtgttctgtgtgtatctgtttttttttcttctgggcgagaagattatagagagtgtgagaaaatgttaatgcctgtttgagaaaagtgtataaagtgtgtagtgaggggttttacagccttaaaacagctataataattgtaaaaaaaataacgctgactatttCGCGGATTATTTTTACAACGCAACTCCcatgataaatgagggaccactgtataaataaaattaatactgatagaataactccattaatgtcagttctgtcatttgtacaaagttaaaatagaacatatcttttaatgttgaataatgtactaattctgaatTTTTGTAACAACCACAGACAGAtgtcaaaggattatgggtatgtgcctccgctaacactgattggtcaaCTCATTAATGCTATGTAAACACcaccacgttaatgtgaggtgtgtcgtgtgttggtgtttacagataaatgtgcttttgtaaaatatgccatttttttatttgtaaaaaaaaaaagcattttcaaaaaaaaaaaaagccaagttgtaattagataactgtctgatataaccggtgtcaaaataaatagaacattgtcatgatctactggtgccagacgttcagtacttaagctgggcttacactgtgtgagttttggccctttttcagccgatttttcactcgtgcgagaattttttggatcgcgcagaGTTTCGGGTTAATcctgtgtcctgcatcgtgtagtatacatggagtaaggagctgcgtttaacctctcacagcCACCTCCACAGCCACCTGATcggcaatcatatggtcggatgaaaatcaaacctgtttgatattctggtcggccgtcgtgagggtatcccgctgctgaagcgctacaggcgtccaacctctcgcactgtgcctgtgcaaacaccggagcataaacagtgataatctctttgggagagcagcttctgccccaccccccccccccccctcaactcatgtaaagtcttgtaatgttttttaactttgatgtctcccatcaagagtttttgtaaaaataagaaatgtaaatatagtttggaaaaaaaaaaagcttctttttacattttgcttctggaaacaagaGTCTGACGTGTTTTTTGATCTGAACCTGTGCTCTGAACCTTTACACCAtgtggttttgtcgtacagtttgagctgtagtagagtacagtgattgaaaatattatacagtgtctgcccagctttagggtgaATACTacgatgaacactactggccagtagatggcagtagagaccgcgaaaacttgccaaaacaaaatttcagATAATCCATCTCTGCTACgtataagatgcgtggaatttaataaatgcaaacacaaacataataacaacgtctgtaaactcagagaatatattcacgagagttttaggcacaatatacaaagagtttaatgccgtTGTGCGTGTGGCGCCTGATCAgaccatctcaaatgcatttcttctgtcgtgaatgtactgagatacccatacctgctgggcacagcatctccacactaaaaccttcaaaattagcgcattactttaaaactaaaacatatatttgatattttcactttataaacctcagacatgatgttaatttaaataacttgcccgAAATaaattttggttaaaattttaaccataagttaaacctggatgacttgggtgatattgccagcgaatcagaatggggtcaaaataaattaattttatttaatttttttttttcttttttgtgaccagttctcctttgtctgcagaggatagagcggtttcttctggaaccagttctcctctgtttaTGGAGGGTAGAATTACACATgtgctgcaaaacatttaacaggtatgtgctcagctgattttaaattttagaaatgtttatttctttttatttgtttattcagctttgtttaccacgtctacCCTTTGTGTTCCTGCGGTGATGTCGGCCCCAAAATGAGGTGTGGTTGGGCACAGAGCTGGCTCGTTTATATCGTATGTCACCAGAAAGCTTTTGCATTTGAATCTGCACAAAACCAGGTCTGAAGTCCAGTGCAGTCTAACACTGTACAGATTGCAACACTCAGAcacatctctctctctgcccccccccccccccccctgtctgtctgtgtctattTGTGTGAAAAATGAAAATCAAAGGACAGAACATGACTTTTCAGGCTTCAGGGGAATTTAATATAATGTAACTCAAACCTAGTTTGCTCAGAAATGAATGATAGAAATAACACAAAACGTTTCTGTAATAAATGAAGAGTGTTGCATGAATGGCCCACCTGCCTGAAAGTATTATTTTCTCTGATGTCAGAACATAAATGTGAACTTTGACCTTAAGTGACCTTGCAAGTTCAATCTAAAGGTCATAACTGTTAAACCCTTTGGAGCCAATAGGAAATTAAATGATGGAAGGGAAGTGTCTTCATTTTGGACAGAAGTGCTCAAATGTCAAGGCTGAacaatcacaaagaattaattcCTGTAAGTTGGGGTCAAACATGTCAGATGGGGGCGCTGCACCCTTCAAGCACCCCTTCTTGTTATCACTGGTATTATTTGAATCAGCTAAAATCCAGTTAGTCAATTAACTGGTTTCTCTTTAATTCTGTTTCTGCAGTCCACCTGTTGAGTGTTTGACCTGCGTTGGAGCCTAGCGATGTGGAGCTGCATGGTTTACAATGAGacggacaccagcatggaccacCAGCTCTGCCAGGACTTTGGCCTCATCCTGTCTGTCTTCTCAATCATCTACCTCATGGTGTGCTTCCCCGTGGGGTTGTGCTACAATGCTCTGCTGGTCGTGGTTAATCTTTCCAATAAAGTGTCCATGACGATGCCCGATGTTTATTTCATCAACATGGCCATTGCCGGCCTTGTGCTGAACCTGGTGGCACCCGTGGAGCTGCTGGGCTCGAGCTTCACCCGCTGGCCCCTGTGGGAGTACAACAATGAGGTCTACATCACCCTGCTCATCCTTTTCAACATCTCCTCCCTGGTCATCATGTATTCCACCACCCTGCTCAGTCTGGACTACTACATAGAGCGGGCGTTGCCTCGCACATACATGTCCAGTGTGTATAACACCAAACATGTGTGTGGCTTCAtctggggtggagcagtgctcactagcTTCTCCTCGCTGCTCTTCTACGTGTGTAATCACATCTCTACTAAAATAATTGAGTGTTCCAAGATGCAGAACAAGGAGGCAGCAGACGCCATCATGATGTTCATCGGTTACGTGGTTCCAGCTGTGGCTGTCCTTTATGCATTTGTGCTCATTTTACGGATTAGGAAAGAGTCCACACCTCTGGATCAGGACTCTGCTCGTTTGGACCCTTGTATCCACAGACTGCTGCTAGCTTCAGTCTGTTTACAGTTTGTACTGTGGACCCCATATTACATGACCTTGTTAGTGCACACCGTAGCCGGCATACCAGGGAACCATAGCAACAGGCATCGCTTTACTACCTATTACTTCTTGAGATGTTTGTCTGAACTTCTGGCATTCTTGAGCAGTTTTGCAATGCCTCTCATGTACAGACAGATGAACAAGAACTTCTCTAGCAAACTTCAGCGGCTGCTCAAGAGGCTTCCCTGCAGAGACCAGTCGTGCTCTCACGAACACTCAGCAGTGCAGCAAGTGGTGACGTGAGGTCATCCACGCACCTCGCAGTCTCTCCATCTCCACCTTTTTTGCGTCCTTGATCTCCACCCATTGACAGAGCCAGTATCTTAAGTGGAGACACTCGCTGCTCTGGACTCTGTTAAGAACGACGTAGCTAACTGTGGAATTTCCTGTCACCTTCCAAAACTTGATCTGACTTATCCAGCTCTGTAGTGAGAGGACACACCAGGCAAAAACCACTAAGTGCTGTTATTTTGTGTTGAAGCGCTTCACTCAAACATTTCAACTTGTAGTTTGTGGGTACGTTGGCACAGTCAGCCAATCAGCACTGCGCACAGCATTTCCTCTCAGTATCACCAGACCTCTGAACTTATGTCCTTTGAGTGCTGAGGCCTACAAATAATGaaccaggaggtgtggcttttctAATATGGGTGACATTTATGAACTGCCTGTGAGTCATGTTACACTTTCACTGCTGAAATCAAAATACTTTGCTAGATATTTGTAAGTCACTACTGGATGAATGACCTGTCTGGATTGTGCTCCACATGACACTCCCACAGTCCCCAACAGAATAACGAAGTATAGTGATGACTGCTAGAGGAATTCATAGGAATattaagggcctgatttactaaaggtttgctaTTGTTAAAAAATGCATAGACACCATAGCACTCACAAAAAACGTGCACGCTGATTTACTAACAAATTACTGATGATTGCATACTTCAAATGCACCAAACAGCATGTATTGTCTATTCAACATTTTCCTTTATGAATCTGCAATTTGGTGTGCACAAAATTGTGGAAAGGAACATTCAAATAGGTGAGGCTTGCACACGCAGTATGATTTATCGAGTTCAAAAACAAATGTAGCAGGCACTGATTGAATTGCgcttgacagactgctgttctAGCAGCACAGAGGCTTGTGCCTCCTCATAtgcagaataaataaaaatcatcataaaCGTCAGTCATATTTAAAGAGTTAATGGTTTACTTCATGCTTGTTTCTTTTAGAATAAATG from the Thalassophryne amazonica chromosome 16, fThaAma1.1, whole genome shotgun sequence genome contains:
- the gpr146 gene encoding probable G-protein coupled receptor 146; protein product: MWSCMVYNETDTSMDHQLCQDFGLILSVFSIIYLMVCFPVGLCYNALLVVVNLSNKVSMTMPDVYFINMAIAGLVLNLVAPVELLGSSFTRWPLWEYNNEVYITLLILFNISSLVIMYSTTLLSLDYYIERALPRTYMSSVYNTKHVCGFIWGGAVLTSFSSLLFYVCNHISTKIIECSKMQNKEAADAIMMFIGYVVPAVAVLYAFVLILRIRKESTPLDQDSARLDPCIHRLLLASVCLQFVLWTPYYMTLLVHTVAGIPGNHSNRHRFTTYYFLRCLSELLAFLSSFAMPLMYRQMNKNFSSKLQRLLKRLPCRDQSCSHEHSAVQQVVT